Proteins found in one Pontibacter sp. SGAir0037 genomic segment:
- a CDS encoding amidohydrolase family protein, which translates to MKSKYVLIVTFFITLLYADKAKPQSIQNSNRLQADNRETYIIKNVNIIPMTIENTVISNAKVVISNNKIISINGKMPNKAKVIDGTGKWLIPGLVDMHVHNLADVNFSNSYPTKGATIFTDTQDFMMLYVANGVTTAFELSARVEHFGQRNEIIKGTVAGPRIALATLIDGGEGSGNIANNAEEGRQTVRIAKVQGYEFIKVYGHLNVETFKAIVDEALKQRMKVIGHIPLSFEGRVQEAFIPHYDMVAHAEEFARLSKNYNYEDAVYFAKLAKQNNTWFSPTLITMSWIAKQTRSLDSLRSLSSLQYVLPLMQSKWLSYNAYNRESSPERIAYFDRLVNFNNMLVKAFKAEGVPIVAGTDAGTSGVIWGFALHDELALLVNAGLTPEEALASATRLPATWLEIEDKIGTVETGKFADLILLNANPLVDIRNTKNIAGVFINGKWFSKANIDKNLSKIAQKNKLNKSKFDWNKRKMY; encoded by the coding sequence ATGAAATCAAAGTATGTTTTAATTGTAACGTTTTTTATCACTCTATTATACGCCGATAAAGCGAAGCCTCAGTCGATACAAAACAGCAACCGACTCCAGGCTGATAATAGGGAAACATATATCATTAAAAATGTGAACATCATCCCGATGACTATAGAAAATACAGTCATCAGTAATGCAAAGGTTGTAATCAGTAACAACAAAATAATATCCATCAACGGCAAGATGCCAAACAAAGCAAAAGTTATTGATGGTACTGGTAAATGGTTAATACCTGGCCTTGTAGATATGCATGTGCACAATCTCGCTGATGTAAACTTTAGCAACAGCTATCCAACAAAAGGTGCCACAATTTTCACAGACACACAAGATTTTATGATGCTGTATGTGGCTAATGGCGTAACCACTGCATTTGAATTAAGTGCCAGAGTTGAACACTTTGGGCAGAGAAATGAAATAATAAAAGGTACTGTTGCAGGACCCCGAATAGCTTTAGCCACATTAATTGACGGCGGTGAAGGATCTGGCAATATAGCTAACAATGCTGAAGAAGGTCGACAGACAGTTCGAATAGCAAAGGTACAAGGTTATGAGTTTATCAAAGTTTATGGTCATTTGAATGTAGAAACTTTTAAAGCAATTGTCGATGAAGCGCTAAAACAAAGAATGAAAGTCATTGGCCACATCCCACTTTCCTTTGAAGGAAGAGTTCAGGAAGCTTTTATTCCTCATTATGATATGGTGGCTCATGCGGAGGAATTTGCAAGGCTTAGCAAAAATTACAATTATGAAGATGCTGTGTACTTTGCGAAGCTTGCTAAACAAAACAATACATGGTTTTCTCCCACATTAATTACAATGTCATGGATTGCAAAACAAACCCGTTCCCTAGATAGCTTACGAAGCCTGTCAAGCCTACAATATGTACTCCCTTTAATGCAAAGCAAGTGGCTCAGTTATAATGCATATAACAGGGAAAGCAGCCCCGAAAGAATTGCATATTTTGACCGATTGGTAAACTTTAACAATATGCTTGTGAAAGCTTTTAAAGCAGAGGGCGTTCCTATTGTCGCCGGAACGGATGCAGGTACCTCTGGGGTAATTTGGGGCTTTGCGCTGCATGATGAACTAGCGTTATTGGTAAATGCGGGTCTCACTCCTGAGGAAGCATTGGCATCTGCGACGCGTTTGCCAGCTACATGGCTTGAAATTGAGGACAAGATAGGAACTGTTGAAACTGGAAAGTTTGCAGACTTGATATTACTTAATGCAAACCCATTGGTAGATATCAGAAACACGAAGAATATTGCAGGCGTGTTTATCAATGGCAAATGGTTTAGCAAAGCAAACATTGATAAGAACCTATCCAAAATTGCACAGAAGAATAAGTTAAATAAAAGCAAGTTTGATTGGAACAAAAGAAAAATGTACTAA
- the ilvA gene encoding threonine ammonia-lyase IlvA, whose amino-acid sequence MDKDIVLDTVVSVGNVERAARNLRGVISKTPLLQNLWLSQTYNADVYLKREDLQVVRSYKIRGAYNKISTLTPEESEKEIVCSSAGNHAQGVAYACQLLGIKGYIFMPANTPAQKVNKVRMFGKDKVEIVLTGATYDDTFKAAKTFCDERGSTFIPPFDDMAIVEGQATVGLEILRDASFSIDYLFMPIGGGGLAAGVSSIFKQISPQTKLIGVQPLGAPSMYKSIKENKRQVLETIDSFVDGAAVKSPGELTFEICKELLDDIVLVPEGQICEDILKMYNEEGVVLEPAGTLSISALKAYAEQIAGKNIVCVVSGSNNDITRMEDIKERAMQHQGLKHYFMVTFSQKPGALRTFVNKVLHPDDDIIHFQYIKKNNKEKGPVFIGVEVKQPHDVEAIKARMSEEGFTYEYLNGKQDFLNLLV is encoded by the coding sequence ATGGATAAAGATATAGTGCTGGATACGGTAGTTTCGGTAGGCAATGTAGAGCGGGCGGCAAGAAACCTGCGAGGCGTTATCTCTAAAACCCCTCTGCTGCAGAACCTGTGGCTTTCGCAAACTTATAATGCCGATGTGTACCTGAAGCGGGAAGACCTGCAGGTGGTGCGTTCTTATAAGATTCGGGGAGCCTACAATAAGATTTCAACGCTTACTCCGGAGGAGAGCGAAAAGGAGATTGTATGCTCCAGTGCCGGAAATCATGCACAGGGTGTGGCTTATGCATGCCAGTTACTCGGTATTAAAGGCTATATCTTTATGCCAGCCAATACACCTGCCCAAAAGGTAAACAAGGTGCGCATGTTTGGCAAAGACAAGGTAGAGATTGTGCTCACAGGCGCTACCTACGACGATACCTTTAAAGCCGCCAAAACTTTCTGCGACGAGCGTGGCAGTACTTTTATTCCGCCTTTCGACGATATGGCCATTGTAGAAGGACAGGCTACCGTTGGGCTGGAGATATTACGCGATGCTTCTTTTTCTATTGATTACCTGTTTATGCCGATTGGAGGCGGTGGTTTAGCAGCTGGTGTATCCAGCATATTTAAACAGATAAGTCCTCAAACAAAGCTGATAGGTGTGCAGCCCTTAGGGGCACCTTCTATGTACAAATCAATTAAAGAGAATAAGAGGCAGGTGCTGGAAACAATTGATAGCTTTGTAGATGGCGCAGCGGTAAAGTCTCCGGGGGAGCTAACCTTCGAAATATGCAAAGAGCTTCTGGATGATATTGTACTGGTGCCCGAAGGGCAGATATGCGAAGATATCCTGAAGATGTACAACGAAGAAGGTGTGGTATTGGAGCCTGCCGGTACGCTGAGTATTTCTGCGCTGAAAGCTTATGCCGAGCAGATTGCAGGAAAAAATATAGTGTGTGTGGTAAGTGGCAGCAACAACGATATCACCCGAATGGAGGATATAAAGGAGCGGGCTATGCAGCACCAGGGGCTTAAGCACTACTTTATGGTAACGTTTAGTCAAAAGCCTGGTGCGCTCAGAACTTTTGTAAACAAGGTGTTGCACCCCGACGATGACATTATTCATTTCCAGTACATCAAAAAGAACAACAAAGAAAAAGGTCCTGTTTTTATAGGTGTGGAAGTAAAGCAGCCCCACGATGTAGAGGCCATTAAAGCCCGCATGTCGGAAGAAGGTTTTACTTACGAGTATCTGAACGGTAAACAAGACTTCCTGAACCTATTAGTTTAG
- the ilvC gene encoding ketol-acid reductoisomerase, whose protein sequence is MATINFGGVDETVITRDEFPLSKAREVLKDEVIAVIGYGVQGPGQALNMRDNGFNVIVGQRKDSPSWERAISDGFVEGETLFSIEEAAERGTIICNLLSDAGQIAVWPTLKEKLTPGKTLYFSHGFGITFKEQTNIIPPADVDVILVAPKGSGTSLRRLFLAGGGLNSSFAVFQDASGKAFEKAVAMGIGVGSGYLFETDFKKEVYSDLTGERGVLMGALAGIIEAQYQVLRQRGHSPSEAFNETVEELTQSLVPLVGENGMDWMFSNCSVTAQRGALDWKGKFREATLPVLNELYDSVASGKEAERTIQRGSTPGYRQELEAELKEVRDSELWQTGAVVRKLRSK, encoded by the coding sequence ATGGCAACTATCAATTTTGGAGGAGTAGACGAAACAGTAATCACCCGTGACGAATTTCCTCTTTCTAAAGCACGTGAAGTCCTTAAAGATGAAGTAATCGCAGTAATTGGTTATGGTGTGCAAGGCCCTGGACAAGCCCTTAACATGCGAGACAATGGATTTAATGTGATAGTTGGACAGCGTAAAGATTCTCCATCGTGGGAGAGAGCTATAAGTGATGGCTTTGTAGAAGGTGAAACATTATTCTCGATAGAGGAAGCGGCTGAGCGTGGCACCATCATCTGTAACCTGCTTTCGGATGCCGGTCAGATTGCGGTTTGGCCAACGCTGAAAGAAAAGCTTACACCTGGCAAAACGCTTTATTTTTCTCATGGCTTCGGCATCACCTTTAAAGAGCAAACCAATATTATACCGCCAGCGGATGTGGATGTGATTCTGGTGGCGCCAAAAGGCAGCGGTACCAGCTTGCGCAGGTTATTTTTGGCTGGAGGCGGACTTAACTCCTCGTTTGCTGTTTTCCAGGATGCGTCCGGTAAAGCATTCGAAAAGGCTGTAGCTATGGGAATAGGTGTGGGCTCCGGTTACCTGTTCGAAACCGATTTCAAAAAAGAAGTATACAGCGACTTAACTGGTGAGCGCGGTGTATTAATGGGTGCGCTGGCAGGTATTATCGAGGCACAGTACCAGGTATTACGTCAGCGTGGCCATTCTCCTTCAGAGGCATTTAACGAAACAGTAGAAGAACTGACACAAAGCCTGGTGCCACTGGTAGGTGAAAACGGCATGGACTGGATGTTCTCCAACTGCTCTGTAACAGCACAGCGCGGTGCCCTGGATTGGAAAGGGAAGTTCAGAGAAGCTACACTGCCGGTACTAAACGAGCTATACGATAGCGTTGCTTCCGGAAAAGAAGCAGAGCGTACCATCCAGAGAGGTTCTACACCTGGTTACCGCCAGGAACTGGAAGCAGAGCTGAAAGAGGTACGTGATTCAGAATTATGGCAAACAGGAGCTGTTGTGAGAAAGCTCCGCTCTAAGTAA